The following coding sequences are from one Bombus terrestris chromosome 14, iyBomTerr1.2, whole genome shotgun sequence window:
- the LOC100648184 gene encoding uncharacterized protein LOC100648184 isoform X2: protein MVSAFKVSVILLLTYSSISSARSNIGNWEACGGRLERALDALHKDSSRRKGLEEEEAGMFYQQELRSVPLEMSVSRIAVKLAQGARNTGNPWARVEKCIYEPSNNSLQTRVMFNDLSVSGIVSLMPRDHQPPIPAESCTMTLRLRRAGVDFLTSPIARGRGQMRIRTESSFLEPRFASIYAYGCRPTRLDKQIKRQDKWPPFYPPRDEYGLLPLTLHDDYEAAEPRQFVGVSKEVDIVIPNETRQSRIVSAPLTKLGIWRKNIWLTKSPPREKRALDESDVVVSSSSVRRFPGSFESGQEASSHPMKILRSTETITPEDFATALTSKRSKTNETGNCTEQYQTRQSNLNNITKILPKNLDDNSESKANVKRENSYRISENDAPKETRHLYIDETLDNIFPIDLENDSRSWQSKEHVAREMEDVFLRGASQALTRYIEKQLHPAIKETLMISMGYTISYG, encoded by the exons ATGGTGTCAGCCTTTAAGGTATCAGTGATCTTGCTACTGACATATTCATCGATCAGTTCTGCTCGTTCGAACATCGGCAATTGGGAAGCCTGTGGTGGAAGATTGGAACGTGCCCTAGATGCACTTCACAAAGACTCGAGTAGAAGGAAAGGACTTGAAGAGGAGGAAGCGGGAATGTTTTATCAACAAGAACTCCGTTCTGTACCACTTGAGATGTCAGTCTCCCGGATTGCTGTTAAG TTGGCACAAGGTGCTAGAAACACCGGAAATCCATGGGCCAGGGTCGAAAAATGTATTTACGAGCCTAGCAACAATTCTCTGCAGACTCGGGTCATGTTTAATGATTTATCCGTCTCTGGGATAGTTTCGTTAATGCCACGGGATCATCAGCCACCTATACCTGCTGAATCTTGTACGATGACTCTAAGATTGAGACGGGCAGGTGTTGACTTTTTAACAAGTCCAATCGCTCGTGGTAGAGGACAGATGCGCATTCGAACGGAGTCCAGCTTCTTAGAGCCCAGATTTGCTTCTATCTACGCTTACGGTTGTCGCCCTACGCGTTTAGACAAGCAAATTAAAAGACAAGACAAGTGGCCTCCATTTTATCCACCTCGAGACGAG TATGGGCTTCTGCCCCTAACGTTGCACGATGATTATGAAGCAGCGGAACCACGTCAATTTGTGGGTGTTTCAAAAGAAGTAGATATCGTTATACCAAACGAAACTCGCCAGTCTCGTATCGTAAGCGCGCCTCTTACGAAATTAGGAATATGGAGAAAAAACATTTGGCTCACTAAATCTCCACCAAGAGAAAAGCGAGCCCTGGACGAATCTGACGTTGTCGTAAGTTCCTCGAGCGTTCGCCGCTTTCCAGGATCTTTCGAAAGTGGTCAGGAAGCCAGCAGTCATCCCATGAAGATATTACGATCTACGGAGACAATTACTCCTGAAGATTTCGCAACAGCATTGACCAGTAAACGGTCGAAAACCAACGAAACTGGCAATTGCACCGAACAATATCAAACGAGGCAAAGCAACTTGAACAATATAACGAAGATTCTCCCGAAAAATTTAGACGACAACAGCGAATCAAAGGCGAAcgttaaaagagaaaatagcTATCGGATAAGTGAAAACGATGCCCCGAAAGAAACCAGACATTTGTATATCGATGAAACGTTGGATAATATTTTCCCAATTGACTTAGAAAACGATAGTAGAAGTTGGCAGTCGAAAGAACACGTCGCCAGAGAAATGGAAGATGTGTTTTTACGCGGTGCCAGCCAGGCTTTGACCAGATACATAGAGAAACAGCTACATCCTGCTATTAAAGAGACACTTATGATATCCATGGGATATACTATCAGTTACGGATAA
- the LOC100646125 gene encoding zinc finger protein 135 isoform X2 — protein MGSLNLICPMCCGETFNNPQSLKYHLLSMTDNLYCPSCSQRSDSVMALIQHLDRCGQSVESEASSESKYEPKEETQQESQPDTEVLMDTNVEGIDQSFLATVNDSGIMIVGGPQTIQVDENVVEKIETEETQMEQNSLEFKITEKVPNITSKAEEKSLSQDQLVTISTTSETDDKNRNKNVITILPDGSELLDGETGALINMDHINDVGELDEDGLLHVKQELCEIEPEAVYSCTSCDMSFNSVVEHIKQFHDGQEVLLEIADQLDDIPTVPATNTLHSESGNAINTRQRQSMNTLRTEECVDSEGRLYTRKVVQIERFWDRTPAQTSLQSTKAPMIEKFFSNVEGVKVREKRLATTPMRMYRCNQCLQQFSKLGNFRVHACLHGNNRCDSCDQTFATPKALQLHAKVHEGEPDPNQKTFICETCGTEFCSHKSLRLHSRMHAPVRARHVDAPEGTPSATFTCPECGKTLAESYKEAHMALHSGDSVTCTVCNRKFDSADSLAMHAAVHTELSQPHSPTPPTTETATTAEPAESQKPYQCQHCGRRFTRPHEKVKHERIHTGEKPHACEVCGKTFRVSYCLTLHMRTHTGVRPYGCQHCGKRFKASSVYNHHLLTHGEERAYTCPYCPKTFKTRVQLAGHKNSHTKPFRCTECSRPFASLYAARAHIQTHKKDNNLKFSCYICGASYGRAFALKDHLKQHGQDVIAPPEPVREEEIHEGEDFLLAEEEVEDDELVIPSPLPVAQSSEADDTE, from the exons atggGCTCGTTGAATCTCATTTGCCCGATGTGCTGCGGTGAAACGTTTAACAATCCACAGTCATTAAAGTATCATCTATTAAGCATGACAGACAACCTATACTGTCCTAGTTGTTCGCAGCGATCTGACTCAGTAATGGCACTCATTCAACATTTGGATCGATGTGGACAAAGTGTTGAATCAGAGGCATCATCTGAATCAAAGTACGAGCCAAAGGAAGAAACTCAACAAGAGTCTCAACCAGACACAGAAGTGCTAATG gaCACAAATGTCGAAGGAATAGATCAAAGTTTTCTAGCAACTGTAAATGATAGTGGAATTATGATAGTTGGAGGACCACAAACTATACAAGTTGATGAAAATG TCGTAGAAAAGATAGAAACTGAGGAGACACAAATGGAGCAAAATTCTCTGGAATTTAAGATTACAGAAAAAGTTCCTAATATCACAAGCAAAGCAGAAGAGAAATCTTTATCCCAGGATCAACTAGTAACAATTTCAACCACTTCAGAGACAGATgataaaaacagaaataaaaatgtaattactaTTTTACCTGATGGATCAGAACTTTTAGATGGAGAAACTGGCGCTCTGATAAATATGGATCATATAAATGATGTAGGTGAATTAGATGAAGATGGACTTCTTCATGTTAAACAAGAACTTTGTGAG ataGAGCCAGAAGCAGTTTATAGTTGTACTAGTTGTGATATGAGCTTTAATTCTGTTGTGGAAcatataaaacaatttcatgATGGACAAGAAGTATTACTTGAAATAGCTGATCAGTTAGATGATATACCTACAGTACCTGCAACTAACACCTTACATTCAGAATCAGGAAATGCAATCAATACTAGACAAAGACAGAGTATGAATACTCTGCGCACAGAAGAGTGCGTAGACAGTGAAGGAAGATTATATACAAGAAAAGTAGTACAAATAGAAAGATTCTGGGATAGAACTCCAGCACAAACATCACTTCAATCTACTAAAGCACCAATGATTGAAAAGTTCTTTTCCAATGTAGAAGGAGTGAAA GTACGAGAAAAAAGATTAGCTACAACACCAATGAGAATGTATAGATGTAATCAGTGCCTTCAGCAGTTCTCCAAATTAGGAAACTTCCGAGTGCATGCATGTCTTCATGGCAATAATCGTTGCGATAGTTGTGACCAAACTTTCGCAACACCGAAAGCATTACAACTACATGCAAAGGTACACGAAGGTGAACCTGATCCAAATCAAAAAACTTTCATATGCGAAACTTGTGGTACAGAATTTTGTTCGCACAAAAGCTTGCGCTTGCATTCTCGAATGCACGCGCCGGTCAGAGCAAGGCACGTTGATGCACCTGAAGGAACACCTAGTGCAACATTTACGTGTCCCGAGTGTg GTAAAACGTTAGCGGAATCATACAAAGAAGCACACATGGCATTACATTCTGGTGACTCTGTAACTTGTACTGTATGCAATAGAAAATTCGATTCTGCTGATAGCTTAGCAATGCATGCCGCAGTACATACAGAACTAAGCCAACCACATTCGCCAACACCACCTACTACTGAAACAGCTACAACTGCCGAACCCGCAGAAAGTCAAAAGCCTTATCAGTGTCAACATTGTGGTCGAAGATTTACAAGACCTCACGAGAAAGTGAAACACGAACGTATTCATACTGGAGAAAAGCCACATGCGTGTGAA GTTTGTGGTAAAACTTTTCGTGTTTCTTATTGTCTGACTTTACACATGAGAACTCACACTGGTGTTAGACCATATGGATGCCAACATTGTGGTAAAAGATTTAAAGCTTCTTCTGTGTACAATCATCATTTACTTACACACGGGGAAGAACGTGCTTACACGTGCCCTTATTGCCCAAAAACTTTCAAAACACGTGTTCAATTAGCAGGACACAAAAACAGCCACACTAAACCATTTCGATGTACTGAGTGTTCCCGTCCATTTGCTTCCTTGTACGCTGCACGTGCTCATATACAAACCCACAAAAAAGACAATAATCTAAAATTCAGTTGTTATATTTGTGGTGCATCCTATGGTAGAGCATTTGCATTGAAAGATCATTTGAAACAACATGGTCAAGATGTGATAGCTCCACCGGAGCCAGTAAGAGAAGAAGAAATCCACGAAGGAGAAGATTTTTTACTTGCAGAAGAAGAGGTTGAGGATGATGAACTAGTTATTCCGTCACCGTTACCCGTTGCGCAATCATCAGAAGCTGATGACACAGAATGA
- the LOC100648184 gene encoding uncharacterized protein LOC100648184 isoform X1, which translates to MFRQSADLFLLITIYGSSLITLKLKQMVSAFKVSVILLLTYSSISSARSNIGNWEACGGRLERALDALHKDSSRRKGLEEEEAGMFYQQELRSVPLEMSVSRIAVKLAQGARNTGNPWARVEKCIYEPSNNSLQTRVMFNDLSVSGIVSLMPRDHQPPIPAESCTMTLRLRRAGVDFLTSPIARGRGQMRIRTESSFLEPRFASIYAYGCRPTRLDKQIKRQDKWPPFYPPRDEYGLLPLTLHDDYEAAEPRQFVGVSKEVDIVIPNETRQSRIVSAPLTKLGIWRKNIWLTKSPPREKRALDESDVVVSSSSVRRFPGSFESGQEASSHPMKILRSTETITPEDFATALTSKRSKTNETGNCTEQYQTRQSNLNNITKILPKNLDDNSESKANVKRENSYRISENDAPKETRHLYIDETLDNIFPIDLENDSRSWQSKEHVAREMEDVFLRGASQALTRYIEKQLHPAIKETLMISMGYTISYG; encoded by the exons ATGTTTCGGCAATCTGcagatctttttcttcttattacAATTTACGGTAGCAGTCTTATCACGTTGAAATTGAAAC AGATGGTGTCAGCCTTTAAGGTATCAGTGATCTTGCTACTGACATATTCATCGATCAGTTCTGCTCGTTCGAACATCGGCAATTGGGAAGCCTGTGGTGGAAGATTGGAACGTGCCCTAGATGCACTTCACAAAGACTCGAGTAGAAGGAAAGGACTTGAAGAGGAGGAAGCGGGAATGTTTTATCAACAAGAACTCCGTTCTGTACCACTTGAGATGTCAGTCTCCCGGATTGCTGTTAAG TTGGCACAAGGTGCTAGAAACACCGGAAATCCATGGGCCAGGGTCGAAAAATGTATTTACGAGCCTAGCAACAATTCTCTGCAGACTCGGGTCATGTTTAATGATTTATCCGTCTCTGGGATAGTTTCGTTAATGCCACGGGATCATCAGCCACCTATACCTGCTGAATCTTGTACGATGACTCTAAGATTGAGACGGGCAGGTGTTGACTTTTTAACAAGTCCAATCGCTCGTGGTAGAGGACAGATGCGCATTCGAACGGAGTCCAGCTTCTTAGAGCCCAGATTTGCTTCTATCTACGCTTACGGTTGTCGCCCTACGCGTTTAGACAAGCAAATTAAAAGACAAGACAAGTGGCCTCCATTTTATCCACCTCGAGACGAG TATGGGCTTCTGCCCCTAACGTTGCACGATGATTATGAAGCAGCGGAACCACGTCAATTTGTGGGTGTTTCAAAAGAAGTAGATATCGTTATACCAAACGAAACTCGCCAGTCTCGTATCGTAAGCGCGCCTCTTACGAAATTAGGAATATGGAGAAAAAACATTTGGCTCACTAAATCTCCACCAAGAGAAAAGCGAGCCCTGGACGAATCTGACGTTGTCGTAAGTTCCTCGAGCGTTCGCCGCTTTCCAGGATCTTTCGAAAGTGGTCAGGAAGCCAGCAGTCATCCCATGAAGATATTACGATCTACGGAGACAATTACTCCTGAAGATTTCGCAACAGCATTGACCAGTAAACGGTCGAAAACCAACGAAACTGGCAATTGCACCGAACAATATCAAACGAGGCAAAGCAACTTGAACAATATAACGAAGATTCTCCCGAAAAATTTAGACGACAACAGCGAATCAAAGGCGAAcgttaaaagagaaaatagcTATCGGATAAGTGAAAACGATGCCCCGAAAGAAACCAGACATTTGTATATCGATGAAACGTTGGATAATATTTTCCCAATTGACTTAGAAAACGATAGTAGAAGTTGGCAGTCGAAAGAACACGTCGCCAGAGAAATGGAAGATGTGTTTTTACGCGGTGCCAGCCAGGCTTTGACCAGATACATAGAGAAACAGCTACATCCTGCTATTAAAGAGACACTTATGATATCCATGGGATATACTATCAGTTACGGATAA
- the LOC100647551 gene encoding thioredoxin domain-containing protein 15 isoform X2: MFFSQRNLCLLIIILGVFARMDKCEMLEVISFKNSDREPEPDTGNIKYEEENKIIEANVTINNSTTNVTKVNCLTDKVYGPVEIVNATRLMKLLILEPGPSNKSRNDKEGRLLPGTCVIVLFYARWSIFSSQAAPHFNALPRSFPHIKAVALDAIKYQNFNAQYGIVGVPTLMLVHNGKPVAKFNYTVYTLEAFARFITQITNLQPNGSLYVTSLDFAGPVSSTPSNGTDYCLVLSWIFITACALYFTSQSRWWQQFVELIQNTWRESNAQHEHTD, encoded by the exons atgtttttttctCAAAGGAATTTGTGTttacttattataattttag GTGTTTTCGCACGAATGGACAAATGCGAGATGCTAGAAGTAATTTCGTTCAAAAATTCTGATCGAGAACCTGAACCTGATACGGGGAACATCAAATATGAAGAAGAGAATAAAATTATCGAAGCGAACGTGACAATAAACAATTCAACTACTAATGTGACTAAAGTCAATTGCCTAACGGATAAAGTCTATGGACCAGTAGAa ATTGTTAATGCAACcagattaatgaaattattaatcttAGAACCTGGACCATCAAACAAAAGTAGAAATGATAAAGAAGGCAGACTTTTACCAGGAACTTGTgtaatagtattattttatgctaGGTGGAGTATATTCAGTAGTCAAGCTGCACCCCACTTTAATGCATTACCACGTTCATTTCCACATATTAAGGCAGTGGCATTGGATGCAATTAAATACCAAAA TTTTAATGCTCAATATGGAATTGTTGGAGTCCCAACATTAATGCTTGTTCACAATGGAAAACCTGTAGCAAAATTTAATTACACTGTTTATACATTGGAAGCTTTTGCAAGATTTATAACACAAATAACTAATTTACAACCAAATGGGTCATTATATGTTACATCTTTGGATTTTGCTGGCCCTGTTTCTAGTACACCTTCTAATGGGACGGATTATTGTCTAGTCCTTTCATGGATCTTTATTACTGCATGTGCTTTATACTTCACATCGCAAAGCAGATGGTGGCAACAGTTTGTAGAATTAATTCAAAATACATGGCGTGAAAGTAATGCTCAACACGAGCATACTgattag
- the LOC100646125 gene encoding zinc finger protein 135 isoform X1 — MGSLNLICPMCCGETFNNPQSLKYHLLSMTDNLYCPSCSQRSDSVMALIQHLDRCGQSVESEASSESKYEPKEETQQESQPDTEVLMDTNVEGIDQSFLATVNDSGIMIVGGPQTIQVDENGDIKVVEKIETEETQMEQNSLEFKITEKVPNITSKAEEKSLSQDQLVTISTTSETDDKNRNKNVITILPDGSELLDGETGALINMDHINDVGELDEDGLLHVKQELCEIEPEAVYSCTSCDMSFNSVVEHIKQFHDGQEVLLEIADQLDDIPTVPATNTLHSESGNAINTRQRQSMNTLRTEECVDSEGRLYTRKVVQIERFWDRTPAQTSLQSTKAPMIEKFFSNVEGVKVREKRLATTPMRMYRCNQCLQQFSKLGNFRVHACLHGNNRCDSCDQTFATPKALQLHAKVHEGEPDPNQKTFICETCGTEFCSHKSLRLHSRMHAPVRARHVDAPEGTPSATFTCPECGKTLAESYKEAHMALHSGDSVTCTVCNRKFDSADSLAMHAAVHTELSQPHSPTPPTTETATTAEPAESQKPYQCQHCGRRFTRPHEKVKHERIHTGEKPHACEVCGKTFRVSYCLTLHMRTHTGVRPYGCQHCGKRFKASSVYNHHLLTHGEERAYTCPYCPKTFKTRVQLAGHKNSHTKPFRCTECSRPFASLYAARAHIQTHKKDNNLKFSCYICGASYGRAFALKDHLKQHGQDVIAPPEPVREEEIHEGEDFLLAEEEVEDDELVIPSPLPVAQSSEADDTE; from the exons atggGCTCGTTGAATCTCATTTGCCCGATGTGCTGCGGTGAAACGTTTAACAATCCACAGTCATTAAAGTATCATCTATTAAGCATGACAGACAACCTATACTGTCCTAGTTGTTCGCAGCGATCTGACTCAGTAATGGCACTCATTCAACATTTGGATCGATGTGGACAAAGTGTTGAATCAGAGGCATCATCTGAATCAAAGTACGAGCCAAAGGAAGAAACTCAACAAGAGTCTCAACCAGACACAGAAGTGCTAATG gaCACAAATGTCGAAGGAATAGATCAAAGTTTTCTAGCAACTGTAAATGATAGTGGAATTATGATAGTTGGAGGACCACAAACTATACAAGTTGATGAAAATG gAGATATTAAAGTCGTAGAAAAGATAGAAACTGAGGAGACACAAATGGAGCAAAATTCTCTGGAATTTAAGATTACAGAAAAAGTTCCTAATATCACAAGCAAAGCAGAAGAGAAATCTTTATCCCAGGATCAACTAGTAACAATTTCAACCACTTCAGAGACAGATgataaaaacagaaataaaaatgtaattactaTTTTACCTGATGGATCAGAACTTTTAGATGGAGAAACTGGCGCTCTGATAAATATGGATCATATAAATGATGTAGGTGAATTAGATGAAGATGGACTTCTTCATGTTAAACAAGAACTTTGTGAG ataGAGCCAGAAGCAGTTTATAGTTGTACTAGTTGTGATATGAGCTTTAATTCTGTTGTGGAAcatataaaacaatttcatgATGGACAAGAAGTATTACTTGAAATAGCTGATCAGTTAGATGATATACCTACAGTACCTGCAACTAACACCTTACATTCAGAATCAGGAAATGCAATCAATACTAGACAAAGACAGAGTATGAATACTCTGCGCACAGAAGAGTGCGTAGACAGTGAAGGAAGATTATATACAAGAAAAGTAGTACAAATAGAAAGATTCTGGGATAGAACTCCAGCACAAACATCACTTCAATCTACTAAAGCACCAATGATTGAAAAGTTCTTTTCCAATGTAGAAGGAGTGAAA GTACGAGAAAAAAGATTAGCTACAACACCAATGAGAATGTATAGATGTAATCAGTGCCTTCAGCAGTTCTCCAAATTAGGAAACTTCCGAGTGCATGCATGTCTTCATGGCAATAATCGTTGCGATAGTTGTGACCAAACTTTCGCAACACCGAAAGCATTACAACTACATGCAAAGGTACACGAAGGTGAACCTGATCCAAATCAAAAAACTTTCATATGCGAAACTTGTGGTACAGAATTTTGTTCGCACAAAAGCTTGCGCTTGCATTCTCGAATGCACGCGCCGGTCAGAGCAAGGCACGTTGATGCACCTGAAGGAACACCTAGTGCAACATTTACGTGTCCCGAGTGTg GTAAAACGTTAGCGGAATCATACAAAGAAGCACACATGGCATTACATTCTGGTGACTCTGTAACTTGTACTGTATGCAATAGAAAATTCGATTCTGCTGATAGCTTAGCAATGCATGCCGCAGTACATACAGAACTAAGCCAACCACATTCGCCAACACCACCTACTACTGAAACAGCTACAACTGCCGAACCCGCAGAAAGTCAAAAGCCTTATCAGTGTCAACATTGTGGTCGAAGATTTACAAGACCTCACGAGAAAGTGAAACACGAACGTATTCATACTGGAGAAAAGCCACATGCGTGTGAA GTTTGTGGTAAAACTTTTCGTGTTTCTTATTGTCTGACTTTACACATGAGAACTCACACTGGTGTTAGACCATATGGATGCCAACATTGTGGTAAAAGATTTAAAGCTTCTTCTGTGTACAATCATCATTTACTTACACACGGGGAAGAACGTGCTTACACGTGCCCTTATTGCCCAAAAACTTTCAAAACACGTGTTCAATTAGCAGGACACAAAAACAGCCACACTAAACCATTTCGATGTACTGAGTGTTCCCGTCCATTTGCTTCCTTGTACGCTGCACGTGCTCATATACAAACCCACAAAAAAGACAATAATCTAAAATTCAGTTGTTATATTTGTGGTGCATCCTATGGTAGAGCATTTGCATTGAAAGATCATTTGAAACAACATGGTCAAGATGTGATAGCTCCACCGGAGCCAGTAAGAGAAGAAGAAATCCACGAAGGAGAAGATTTTTTACTTGCAGAAGAAGAGGTTGAGGATGATGAACTAGTTATTCCGTCACCGTTACCCGTTGCGCAATCATCAGAAGCTGATGACACAGAATGA
- the LOC100647551 gene encoding thioredoxin domain-containing protein 15 isoform X1 yields the protein MFFSQRNLCLLIIILVHVIGVFARMDKCEMLEVISFKNSDREPEPDTGNIKYEEENKIIEANVTINNSTTNVTKVNCLTDKVYGPVEIVNATRLMKLLILEPGPSNKSRNDKEGRLLPGTCVIVLFYARWSIFSSQAAPHFNALPRSFPHIKAVALDAIKYQNFNAQYGIVGVPTLMLVHNGKPVAKFNYTVYTLEAFARFITQITNLQPNGSLYVTSLDFAGPVSSTPSNGTDYCLVLSWIFITACALYFTSQSRWWQQFVELIQNTWRESNAQHEHTD from the exons atgtttttttctCAAAGGAATTTGTGTttacttattataattttag TTCATGTGATAGGTGTTTTCGCACGAATGGACAAATGCGAGATGCTAGAAGTAATTTCGTTCAAAAATTCTGATCGAGAACCTGAACCTGATACGGGGAACATCAAATATGAAGAAGAGAATAAAATTATCGAAGCGAACGTGACAATAAACAATTCAACTACTAATGTGACTAAAGTCAATTGCCTAACGGATAAAGTCTATGGACCAGTAGAa ATTGTTAATGCAACcagattaatgaaattattaatcttAGAACCTGGACCATCAAACAAAAGTAGAAATGATAAAGAAGGCAGACTTTTACCAGGAACTTGTgtaatagtattattttatgctaGGTGGAGTATATTCAGTAGTCAAGCTGCACCCCACTTTAATGCATTACCACGTTCATTTCCACATATTAAGGCAGTGGCATTGGATGCAATTAAATACCAAAA TTTTAATGCTCAATATGGAATTGTTGGAGTCCCAACATTAATGCTTGTTCACAATGGAAAACCTGTAGCAAAATTTAATTACACTGTTTATACATTGGAAGCTTTTGCAAGATTTATAACACAAATAACTAATTTACAACCAAATGGGTCATTATATGTTACATCTTTGGATTTTGCTGGCCCTGTTTCTAGTACACCTTCTAATGGGACGGATTATTGTCTAGTCCTTTCATGGATCTTTATTACTGCATGTGCTTTATACTTCACATCGCAAAGCAGATGGTGGCAACAGTTTGTAGAATTAATTCAAAATACATGGCGTGAAAGTAATGCTCAACACGAGCATACTgattag